A single Argentina anserina chromosome 7, drPotAnse1.1, whole genome shotgun sequence DNA region contains:
- the LOC126802214 gene encoding protein CELLULOSE SYNTHASE INTERACTIVE 1: MVEESGSQVSTDTQSAEEWLSQAKELVPLALTKAREVKGFPARWKIIISKLEQIPSRLSDLSSHPCFSKNALCKEQMQSVSKTLKEAVELAEFCVGEKYGGKLRMQSDLDSLSGKLDLNLRDCGLLIKTGVLGEATLPFSMASSSTETEAALHGNIRELLARLQIGHLEAKHKALDSLVELMKEDEKNVLSVLGRSNIAALVQLLTATSPHIREKTVTVICSLAESGTCENWLVSEGVLPPLIRLVESGSAIGKEKATISLQRLSMSAEAARAIVGHGGVRPLIEICQTGDSVSQAASASTLKNISAVPEVRQTLAEEGIVKVMINLLDCGMLLGSKEYAAECLQNLTASNDNLRRSVISEGGIRSLLAYLAGPLPQESAVAALRNLVGSVSMEVLVSLGLLPCLVHVLKSGSLGAQQAAASAICRVCSSTEMKKLIGEAGYIPLFIKMLEAKSNGAREVAAQAISSLMSLPHNCREVKRDNKSVPNLVQLLDPSPQNTAKKYAVCALGLICSSKKCKKLMISYGAIGYLKKLTEMDIPGAKKLLERLERGKLRSFFTRK; encoded by the coding sequence ATGGTGGAAGAGAGTGGCAGCCAGGTTTCGACCGATACCCAGTCAGCTGAAGAATGGTTATCACAAGCAAAGGAGCTTGTTCCATTGGCACTAACTAAGGCAAGAGAGGTTAAGGGGTTTCCAGCTAGATGGAAGATAATCATTTCAAAGTTGGAGCAGATTCCATCACGGTTGTCAGACTTGTCTAGCCATCCCTGCTTCTCCAAGAATGCCCTCTGTAAGGAGCAAATGCAATCAGTATCTAAGACACTGAAAGAAGCTGTTGAATTGGCAGAATTTTGTGTGGGGGAGAAGTATGGAGGAAAACTCCGTATGCAGAGTGATCTTGATTCTTTGTCTGGTAAGTTGGATTTGAATTTGCGAGATTGTGGCCTTTTGATCAAGACCGGGGTGCTTGGTGAGGCCACTTTGCCTTTTTCTATGGCTAGTTCTTCAACTGAAACTGAGGCAGCTCTACATGGGAATATAAGGGAATTGCTTGCTCGGCTTCAGATTGGGCACTTGGAAGCAAAGCACAAAGCTCTTGACAGTCTTGTTGAGCTCATGAAAGAGGATGAAAAGAATGTGTTGTCGGTTTTGGGGCGCAGCAATATTGCAGCTCTTGTCCAACTGCTTACTGCAACATCTCCTCATATCCGGGAGAAGACTGTAACAGTTATTTGCTCGCTTGCAGAATCAGGAACCTGTGAGAATTGGCTTGTCTCTGAAGGTGTCTTGCCGCCTCTTATAAGGCTAGTTGAATCAGGAAGTGCtattggaaaagaaaaggccACAATTTCACTTCAGAGATTGTCAATGTCAGCTGAAGCAGCTAGAGCAATCGTTGGGCACGGTGGGGTTAGACCGCTGATTGAGATTTGTCAGACTGGTGATTCAGTTTCTCAGGCTGCTTCTGCTAGCACTTTGAAGAACATTTCAGCTGTTCCCGAGGTTCGACAAACTCTAGCTGAGGAAGGAATTGTAAAGGTGATGATCAATCTTCTCGATTGTGGAATGTTATTGGGGTCCAAAGAATACGCAGCCGAGTGTTTGCAGAATCTCACTGCAAGCAATGACAATCTAAGACGGTCTGTAATATCAGAAGGTGGAATTCGGAGTCTACTGGCTTATCTAGCTGGTCCATTGCCACAAGAGTCTGCAGTTGCAGCATTAAGGAACCTGGTTGGCTCAGTTTCTATGGAAGTTCTGGTTTCCCTTGGTCTACTCCCTTGTTTGGTTCACGTGCTTAAATCTGGTTCATTAGGTGCACAACAAGCAGCGGCATCAGCTATATGTCGAGTTTGCAGCTCAACTGAGATGAAGAAATTGATTGGTGAGGCAGGTTACATTCCTCTTTTTATCAAAATGCTCGAGGCTAAATCAAACGGTGCCAGAGAGGTTGCTGCACAGGCGATTTCGAGTTTGATGAGCCTTCCACACAACTGTAGAGAAGTGAAACGGGACAACAAAAGTGTACCAAATTTGGTCCAATTGCTTGACCCTAGTCCACAAAATACTGCCAAAAAATATGCAGTCTGTGCCCTTGGCTTAATTTGTTCAAGTAAAAAGTGTAAGAAGCTGATGATATCTTATGGAGCAATAGGGTACCTCAAGAAGCTTACTGAGATGGACATACCAGGAGCCAAGAAGCTACTTGAGAGGTTGGAAAGAGGAAAATTGAGAAGTTTCTTCACAAGAAAATAG
- the LOC126802215 gene encoding pentatricopeptide repeat-containing protein At1g01970, protein MATSVSNAVCSLYPHTTINEPRKTHHPKLSGTTFRATPINLLFSGDRFHPHPLMAPSVKDTAMAGNAEGKPRFKWVEIGSDITEAQQEAIDELPLKMNNRCQALMKQIICFSNEKGSLCEVLEAWVRIMKPRRADWLAVLKELKIKDHPLYLQVAEIAVLDETFEPNARDYTKIIHGYGKQNQIQEAENALGKMKSRGFACDQVTLTAMIDMYSKAGHLKLAADTYEEIKLLGEQLDKRSYGSMIMAYIRAGMPEQGEKLLLEMDAQEIYAGSEVYKALLRAYSMVGDTEGAQRVFDAVQLAGISPDAKICGLLINAYGISGQSQKARAVFENMRKAGLKPSDKCIALMLAAYEKENKLQMALNYLMGLEREGIVVGKEAAETLAGWFRKLGVVEEVDMVLREFAATEANSEIPAS, encoded by the exons ATGGCCACCTCTGTCTCCAATGCGGTTTGCTCTCTCTACCCTCACACAACAATCAATGAACCCAGAAAAACCCACCACCCCAAACTCTCCGGCACCACTTTCCGGGCAACACCCATCAATCTTCTCTTCTCCGGCGACCGGTTTCATCCCCACCCATTGATGGCTCCAAGTGTTAAAGACACAGCGATGGCTGGAAATGCTGAAGGGAAGCCAAGGTTTAAGTGGGTTGAGATTGGGTCTGATATTACAGAAGCCCAGCAAGAAGCTATAGATGAACTCCCTCTTAAGATGAACAACCGTTGCCAGGCTTTGATGAAGCAGATCATCTGCTTTTCTAATGAGAAAGGGAGTCTTTGTGAGGTGTTGGAGGCTTGGGTTAGGATAATGAAGCCTAGAAGAGCTGACTGGCTTGCTGTTCTTAAAGAGTTGAAGATTAAAGATCACCCACTTTATCTGCag GTGGCAGAAATTGCTGTACTGGATGAAACTTTTGAACCCAATGCGCGTGACTATACTAAAATAATCCATGGTTATGGGAAGCAAAATCAAATTCAGGAGGCTGAAAACGCCCTTGGAAAAATGAAGTCTAGAGGCTTCGCTTGTGATCAGGTAACTCTAACTGCCATGATTGATATGTATAGCAAAGCTGGACATCTTAAGCTGGCTGCAGATACTTATGAAGAAATTAAACTCCTTGGAGAGCAATTAGATAAAAGATCGTATGGCTCAATGATCATGGCCTATATCAGAGCTGGAATGCCTGAGCAGGGAGAAAAATTACTGCTAGAAATGGATGCCCAAGAAATTTATGCTGGAAGTGAAGTTTACAAGGCATTGTTAAGAGCATACTCCATGGTTGGTGATACTGAAGGAGCTCAAAGGGTGTTCGATGCGGTTCAGCTAGCTGGTATTTCTCCAGATGCTAAGATATGTGGACTTCTCATAAATGCCTACGGTATATCAGGTCAAAGTCAAAAGGCACGTGCTGTGTTTGAAAATATGAGGAAGGCTGGTCTTAAACCCAGTGATAAATGTATAGCTCTAATGTTGGCTGCTTACGAGAAGGAGAATAAGCTTCAAATGGCATTAAACTATCTAATGGGATTGGAGAGAGAAGGTATTGTTGTTGGGAAAGAAGCTGCAGAAACACTAGCTGGATGGTTTAGAAAACTAGGAGTTGTGGAAGAGGTGGATATGGTCTTGAGAGAATTTGCAGCAACAGAAGCCAATTCTGAAATTCCCGCTTCATAG
- the LOC126802199 gene encoding peroxisomal membrane protein 11D-like, whose protein sequence is MSTLDATRAELALAVLYLNKAEARDKICRAIQYGSKFLSNGQPGTAQNVDKTTSLARKVFRLFKFVNDLHGLISPTAPGTPLPLVLLGKSKNALLSTFLFLDQIVWLGRTGIYKNKERAELIGRISLYCWMGSSVCTTLVEVGELGRLSGQIKKLDKDLKSGDKYQNEAYRAKLKKSNERSLALVKAAMDTVVAIGLLQLAPKKITPRVTGALGFTTSLISCYQLLPAPVKAKTS, encoded by the exons ATGAGTACATTAGATGCGACTAGAGCCGAACTTGCCCTTGCAGTTCTTTATCTGAACAAGGCTGAGGCCAGGGACAAGATATGCAGGGCGATACAATATGGTTCAAAGTTTTTGAGTAATGGACAACCCGGAACAGCCCAAAATGTTGACAAAACGACTAGCTTGGCTCGAAAAGTTTTCCGTCTCTTCAAG TTTGTGAATGATCTTCATGGTTTGATTAGTCCCACTGCCCCCGGGACTCCTCTTCCGCTGGTTCTGCTTGGGAAG TCCAAAAATGCATTGCTGTCAACTTTTCTGTTTCTTGACCAAATTGTCTGGCTTGGCAGAACAGGCATTTATAAG AACAAAGAACGTGCTGAGCTAATTGGCCGTATATCTCTATACTGTTGGATGGGTTCCTCAGTTTGCACCACTTTGGTTGAG GTTGGGGAGCTAGGAAGGCTTTCTGGACAAATTAAAAAGTTGGACAAAGATCTGAAGAGCGGCGACAAGTACCAA AATGAGGCATACCGTGCTAAACTCAAAAAATCGAATGAAAGGTCACTAGCCCTGGTTAAAGCAGCCATGGATACAGTGGTTGCGATTGGGTTGCTCCAGTTGGCACCTAAGAAAATTACACCTCGTGTTACTGGAGCTTTAGGATTTACAACTTCTTTGATCTCATGTTATCAG TTACTTCCAGCTCCCGTGAAAGCTAAAACATCTTAA
- the LOC126802731 gene encoding F-box protein At4g00755 isoform X1: MTLLFFPPNKGFLRLRASGCFSGHMSELIDIALCVDWLNWLEPDMSMKVLTYLDSMKDLVQVSAVSRTWRRFVVENGLCKNLCLRMFPQLSKAAHVIELHNPDGKEDADIGSSNSKECDRLEREHRVYAFLAHACESFPARDCISEAISASSTDNYPEESIHHTLHPSNMFGRRASYWSSKGQKNPAVPEMLTYKLKSDFVIVTEINIHPFQAYFQHGEPIYSASGVRFRMGHAKFPITVECDPMEESCDGDRFEWTYTSQVFPMTQENRLQMFKLPEPVLCLGGILQIELVGRVQKQEMDDLFYICVSHVQVKGKTLEPAFSVETNVPSGSFVLKRETKFNQPSSPENESNVISTGDLERHVGEMLPILRGNVEWGEADYETDEEFFA, encoded by the exons ATGACCCTTCTCTTCTTtccccccaacaaag GTTTCTTGAGGCTGAGAGCATCCGGGTGTTTTTCTGGCCATATGTCGGAGTTAATTGATATAGCTCTTTGTGTGGATTGGTTGAACTGGCTAGAACCTGACATGTCGATGAAGGTCCTCACTTATTTGGACAGCATGAAGGATCTTGTTCAAGTTAGTGCTGTCTCGCGCACTTGGCGTCGTTTTG TGGTAGAAAATGGTCTGTGTAAGAACCTGTGCTTAAGAATGTTTCCTCAGTTATCTAAAGCTGCTCATGTGATTGAGTTACACAACCCTGATGGCAAAGAGGATGCAGACATTGGATCTAGCAATTCAAAGGAATGTGACAGGTTGGAAAGGGAGCATAGAGTCTATGCGTTTCTAGCTCATGCTTGTGAATCTTTCCCGGCTCGGGATTGCATTTCAGAGGCAATCAGTGCTTCCAGCACTGACAATTATCCAGAAGAAAGCATCCACCATACTCTACACCCGAGTAATATGTTTGGAAGAAGAGCTTCGTACTGGTCAAGTAAAGGCCAAAAGAACCCTGCAGTTCCTGAGATGCTGACATACAAGTTGAAGTCTGATTTTGTTATAGTTACTGAAATTAACATTCATCCTTTCCAAG CTTACTTCCAGCATGGAGAACCCATATACTCTGCTAGTGGTGTTCGATTTCGCATGGGGCATGCCAAATTCCCTATTACTGTAGAGTGTGACCCCATGGAAGAATCATGCGATGGTGACAGGTTTGAGTGGACTTACACATCACAAGTGTTCCCAATGACTCAG GAAAACCGCTTGCAGATGTTTAAGCTCCCAGAACCAGTCCTGTGCTTAGGTGGAATTTTGCAGATTGAGTTAGTCGGGAGGGTTCAGAAACAAGAGATGGATGACCTGTTCTATATATG CGTGTCACATGTTCAAGTCAAGGGGAAGACACTAGAACCTGCATTTAGTGTTGAAACAAATGTACCATCTGGATCATTTGTGTTGAAGAGAGAAACCAAGTTCAACCAACCAAGCTCACCTGAGAACGAGTCCAATGTTATCTCCACTGGTGATTTGGAGAGACACGTTGGAGAAATGCTGCCCATACTGCGTGGGAATGTAGAATGGGGTGAAGCGGATTATGAGACAGATGAGGAGTTCTTTGCGTAA
- the LOC126802731 gene encoding F-box protein At4g00755 isoform X2 yields MTLLFFPPNKGFLRLRASGCFSGHMSELIDIALCVDWLNWLEPDMSMKVLTYLDSMKDLVQVSAVSRTWRRFDIGSSNSKECDRLEREHRVYAFLAHACESFPARDCISEAISASSTDNYPEESIHHTLHPSNMFGRRASYWSSKGQKNPAVPEMLTYKLKSDFVIVTEINIHPFQAYFQHGEPIYSASGVRFRMGHAKFPITVECDPMEESCDGDRFEWTYTSQVFPMTQENRLQMFKLPEPVLCLGGILQIELVGRVQKQEMDDLFYICVSHVQVKGKTLEPAFSVETNVPSGSFVLKRETKFNQPSSPENESNVISTGDLERHVGEMLPILRGNVEWGEADYETDEEFFA; encoded by the exons ATGACCCTTCTCTTCTTtccccccaacaaag GTTTCTTGAGGCTGAGAGCATCCGGGTGTTTTTCTGGCCATATGTCGGAGTTAATTGATATAGCTCTTTGTGTGGATTGGTTGAACTGGCTAGAACCTGACATGTCGATGAAGGTCCTCACTTATTTGGACAGCATGAAGGATCTTGTTCAAGTTAGTGCTGTCTCGCGCACTTGGCGTCGTTTTG ACATTGGATCTAGCAATTCAAAGGAATGTGACAGGTTGGAAAGGGAGCATAGAGTCTATGCGTTTCTAGCTCATGCTTGTGAATCTTTCCCGGCTCGGGATTGCATTTCAGAGGCAATCAGTGCTTCCAGCACTGACAATTATCCAGAAGAAAGCATCCACCATACTCTACACCCGAGTAATATGTTTGGAAGAAGAGCTTCGTACTGGTCAAGTAAAGGCCAAAAGAACCCTGCAGTTCCTGAGATGCTGACATACAAGTTGAAGTCTGATTTTGTTATAGTTACTGAAATTAACATTCATCCTTTCCAAG CTTACTTCCAGCATGGAGAACCCATATACTCTGCTAGTGGTGTTCGATTTCGCATGGGGCATGCCAAATTCCCTATTACTGTAGAGTGTGACCCCATGGAAGAATCATGCGATGGTGACAGGTTTGAGTGGACTTACACATCACAAGTGTTCCCAATGACTCAG GAAAACCGCTTGCAGATGTTTAAGCTCCCAGAACCAGTCCTGTGCTTAGGTGGAATTTTGCAGATTGAGTTAGTCGGGAGGGTTCAGAAACAAGAGATGGATGACCTGTTCTATATATG CGTGTCACATGTTCAAGTCAAGGGGAAGACACTAGAACCTGCATTTAGTGTTGAAACAAATGTACCATCTGGATCATTTGTGTTGAAGAGAGAAACCAAGTTCAACCAACCAAGCTCACCTGAGAACGAGTCCAATGTTATCTCCACTGGTGATTTGGAGAGACACGTTGGAGAAATGCTGCCCATACTGCGTGGGAATGTAGAATGGGGTGAAGCGGATTATGAGACAGATGAGGAGTTCTTTGCGTAA
- the LOC126802329 gene encoding F-box protein PP2-A13-like produces MGANLSGGVSDMEGTVKPRLGDIPESCVALVLMNMDPPDICKLARLNRAFRGASWADFIWESKLPTNYQFIVDKVFDEKMLVKCSGKRDMYTTLCKSISFDDGTKEIWLDKNKGGIHLSISSKALSITGIDDRRYWNFIASDRSRFQTVAYLQQTWWFEVNGEFDFQFPLGKYSLFFRLHLGKSSKRLGRRVCNSEHVHGWNKKPVKFELTTSNGHRSVSEYYLDSPGNWVNYRVGDFVVDNPHALIKIKYSMTQIDCTHTKGGVCVDSVLIRPCSAGK; encoded by the exons ATGGGTGCTAATTTATCGGGTGGGGTTTCGGACATGGAGGGTACTGTGAAGCCGAGGCTTGGGGATATACCAGAGAGCTGTGTGGCATTGGTTTTGATGAACATGGATCCTCCTGATATTTGCAAGCTGGCCCGGTTGAACCGGGCTTTCCGAGGCGCTTCGTGGGCCGATTTCATCTGGGAATCGAAGTTGCCGACGAATTATCAGTTCATTGTGGACAAGGTGTTTGATGAGAAGATGTTGGTGAAGTGTTCAGGGAAGAGGGATATGTATACCACACTTTGTAAGTCGATTTCCTTTGATGATGGAACAAAG GAAATTTGGCTGGATAAGAACAAGGGTGGTATTCATCTGTCGATTTCGTCAAAGGCGTTATCGATTACAGGGATAGACGACAGAAGATATTGGAATTTCATAGCAAGTGATAGATCTAG GTTTCAGACAGTGGCTTATCTCCAACAAACTTGGTGGTTTGAAGTTAATGGAGAATTCGACTTTCAATTTCCATTAGGGAAATATAGCCTGTTCTTTAGGCTCCACCTCGGAAAATCCTCCAAGAGACTTGGTCGCCGAGTATGCAATTCGGAGCATGTTCATGGCTGGAACAAAAAACCAGTGAAGTTTGAGCTTACAACTTCTAATGGTCACCGGTCTGTATCAGAATATTACTTGGACAGCCCTGGAAACTGGGTGAATTATCGTGTGGGAGATTTTGTTGTTGACAACCCTCATGCTTTGATCAAGATCAAATATTCTATGACCCAGATCGATTGTACTCACACCAAAGGTGGAGTCTGTGTCGACTCTGTTTTGATTCGTCCTTGCAGTGCAGGAAAGTAA